In Euphorbia lathyris chromosome 2, ddEupLath1.1, whole genome shotgun sequence, the sequence gccagaagatcaataTCCATAAAtctcggatgctttgctctaagaacatggagAAAGGCGTTTGTAAAAGGCTAAGTGATTTATCTGGCATTCCTCTTACTCACTCTTTCGGTAAGTATCTTGGAGTCCCCCTCCACAGCGATAGAGTgtccaaagcctcctttaaagaGACGCTGGATAAAACGaatgggttgtgtgctagttggaaagccaATTCTATTTCCCTGGCAGGCCGCCTAACtttaattcagtctgtcaattaCGCAGCTcctaatcatatcatgcaagcctgcaGGTTGCCTGAGCCAGTTCTCAATGAGCTTGACAAAATTAaccggcgtttcctttggggagagtctggagagggggagaagattcaccttgtcccttggaaggaggtctgccagccgaAAAGCATGGGGGGTCTTGGCATAAGACATGCTAAGgacaacaacaaagtcttattaatgaagcttctctggagaatgtggcaatgcccctcctctctttgggttcgccttctctgtggtaagtatcagaaagacaaaatctttgggggccctaaggagagagttgtcaattgttccttcctctggaaagggcttagcgccgtgTTTGCAGAGTTCTGATTGGGAGTTGGTctgaggtgggtaatggtaagaccatcagtttctggtatgacacctggattggggataaaccgttaggAGATATGTGTAGCTcccccctcccccccccccccccccccccgcctagtgatatccgtaactggaggattgccgatgtggtggactctgagggggactggatctggtcaaagtttgataccttctttagcctggagactctccttagaattcggggagtgaaggttagtaatcaagaggaagacatggataggCATTGATGGGCGCTGACTaataatggagtttattcttgcaaatctgcctttgaagcttttaccctCAACAGGtccgatcctccctcggatatttggaaatccatttgggccctcaaagtcccttaccgtattaggagtttcctgtggctgggagttaaggacaggttgcttactaattcggataggcacagacggcATTTGACGGActcaggagcttgcagtagatgcagaggccatgatgaaactttgtgccatgctcttagggattgctctaagagtaaagaggtttggaagaaaattctcccacaccatattctCTCTTCCTTCCTGGCCCACTATGAGAATAACTGATTCTCTGATGGTATTAGTGGGAAATTACTGacttacatggagcatggtgacattttctttgctatcatctgtcaccaaatttggaagtggagaaacgaggagatttttggtaataaaactgtttttattccaaacttagctgagttcttctcgaaaaaactctctattattattgagagtttcaaaggggattcccttgCCAGGTCGACCCAAAAaagtgatgtccatctcgtgggatggagcaggccgagagatgGGGTTGtaaagttgaatacggatggctcctgccttatcaatggtaagattgctgccggaggtgttcttagagatgcggggggcgcctggctttctgggttcacccagaatctagggttgggctcttccttctctgcggagctctggggtattctctctggtatcaagcttgctaaaagcctgggtgttaagaggctatctgtggagtctgataacatggaggccatcaaaatgatttctgataatcatgctatttgtcttaatagccgcaaccttatcaaagctattaaaaggctttgctcttcctttgagaTCTTAAAGTTCAGtcacattttcagagagcagaaccgaGTTGTGGATCGCTTGGCTGCGGCAGaccatgaggggatgttaggtgttactaccctttctgatctccctatctttctctcttctcttcttttagaggataggattggggttagctttcctaggctaatcccaggttaattgttctttgtttgtttttttttcctttcctgtttctaccaaaaaaaaagaatttagattttaaatatatacaaataaattttaaaatctaataaatttaaatttaagtgaattataaaatacatatcctATTAACATATTTACATGttaattatcaataaaaaaaataatcactattaatttttaaagtatatattttctttaatttttatatttatttgtcatgttaaatttattaatttgatataatgTTTTGAtactatataaatgttattatATTAGTATACTTTTTATGAATATAGTTGATATTATACTATGTTAtgttataagattaaatatgaataaaaatataatttgtaCATAAATTTTGAATACCGGTTGAACCCCGGTTGGATCCCGATTAAACCTCAAACCCTTGACCCTTGTCTTTTCCGATTATTTGACCGGTCCGATTTTGACCACCACGCTAATACCATATCAATATTTGAAAGAAAAGATGTATATTAATAAGATTTGAAGATTTACATTGAAGAACTCCACAAAATATAACGGTAACTTTGATAAGTTTCCCTTAATTACgaaattcatatatttttttaatctaactatataaaatatcaaaacaatcaaaatgtaatacagtaaaacctctatataggaatactctatataagaataacctctattttgttttaaaaaaaactcggtcccaacttggaccagttataaataggaataacctcccaaacgttatttgttatacacttttcaagtcccacctttagaaatTATGTCTccatatagtaataattatatatttatatgtatatattaagaattcaaacaaaatcataaaatattaaaaaaaaccatTGGAATTATTTACGAGTTGGAAACccaaactacaacttgaaattataaatatttagtattcttattgatgtttatattttttccataaaactctttcaattatctatatactgaaaacctaaactctaaattgaaattctaaatatttaatttattccattaatgtctattgttatacattatatataaaccatgtATGCCTATGATAATCTTGACCAATTTCAAGtggtattatttaaaatttaaaattatatgtgttaaaaaaatttattataccaaactctatttagtaataacctcccaattgttcaCAAATAGTTCGGTCCCAAGTATATTCCtgtatagaggttttactgtattaacTTCATATGAAAGTTGGAGTGACAACAATATCAAGTATTTTACGGTTTACACTAATGCAACTTAAAATTCcaataagtaaaaaaaatagataatctTTAAATTTGTGTCCAAGTTTTATGTGAAAGTGTAATTAATCTATATAATtcaaattggtgcaaaattgaTCGCATAGTAGAAAGGTTAATTAGTtcaattttacgttttttcctTAAGAAATTTGGTTGAAAAAtctattaaaaatatttttcaaaaaaaaaatgtcaaatcctaattttttttatcagaaaTGTTTATATAAACTCTAATCACCAATTGATCATTCATCGTTAGATTTAGTCTGATTAAATTGGACACCTGTTCCGAAAAAGCTAAAAGGACTAGTTACGGTGTGGCCACCAAATCTACTCAGTAAGACTAGACAAGACTTTATGTTCGATGTAATAGTATCAGACATTTACCAGCCTGAAGCTTCCGTCTTAGAATTTTAATCCGTCTGCGATCTACTAATACCGTAAGCCTTTGTTtgagagtttggaggttaatggagatgagagttaaaggaggtaatggaaagggaaggaAAGTGATGGAAagtaaagttaaaaattaaccttgtttgggagtttataggatgtaaatgatgttaaatgtttaaccttgtttgggagtttagaCATGGAGGGGAAAgaatgttaaatttactctccagagacaagaaattttaaaaacagTTTACGTTACTTCCATTAACCctcaatttggaggttagaggaagtaaacatttaaccccattaaccttcatttactctcaaaaaataattcccaaataaaattaacttaatacttaaccttcTATTACTCCCATTTATTCTCATTAACCTCTTTCCAAACGAGGGCTAAAAGTTACTGATAAATTGTTATGAAACCATAGATGATTGACACGTAATGAAGTTTTAAGTGATTTATATTGCACCCTCGTTCATCTCTCTTATCTCGGAGACACAGGGAGTAGAAATATGAACACTCTCTTCCTCCCTTTCTCTCAGACTACTTTCTCCCGAATCACTATCCCTAAAAATGACTCTAACATTCCTGTGTCTTCTCCTTCCATCATTATCCGCAAGTCTCTTCCCATAGCCGCCGCTTCTCTTGCTCTGCTTCTCTCTGCAACTCCTGGTTCGTTATTCTATACTAATTTAATTTACTCTTCTTCCGTTTCTACTCTTTGTTTTCATGATTCTCTGGCTTTTGCAGCTAATGCTGGATTTCTGTCTGGATCTACTGGTCTCGAATCTGTACCTGGTCCCGAACTCCCTAAAATCGACTTTCTCAATAAGTTTAATGGTTTGGATTGAATCTATACCCCCAATTGTTATCGATTTCAGTTTTATACTCCAATTTTAAGATATATATGTTGCGCAGAAGAAAACCAGAAGAAGTATGCAGAGAATGATGAAAGATTCAAATCAACACCCATACTTAAGGAGTTGCTAGAGCGATCCAAGCAGAATAaggaaaagtaattttgtttgtttatttatcaATTGATTGTCTAAATTGAAGTGTTAATTGATGAATAAAGTACTAAACAGGAATCGTCAAGGAATACTAGATAAGTATTGTCTTCGTGGGGCGGAATGGGGTGTGGGAGATTGTTCGACGGAGGGGATGACGGCGGAtgaaaaagatagcttcattgCTGCGCTGAGACAGAAGACTGGAATCAAAGATTGAATGGTGTAgcttttttcttcatttattcTTGAGAAATGGTTACACAATTAGCCTCTAGTTGTAGTTCCACTCTTTCTTTAATCtacattttctatatatatttttttaatcaagatgctagttttttttaatcaagATGCTAGTTAAAATCCAACAAAGTTCTTTCTTTTACTAATGTTTTACATAATTCGAATAAAATCCGGAAGTCGAGGAAAATAATATCGTCCAACATTCCAACTAGGTTgatattgtaaaaaaaaaacagaacaaCCGACCagatattataaaaataaaagagcataaaaaagaaaacataaatacAACCAAAATTTGGTTGGGGGAACTTAAAATTAGCaggtaattttttaaaaacatttttaacgGGAGAGAGTTTAATAAATTGGTTTAAACCACCAAATCATCATGAAGTCGAAGAAAATGTCGTCCAACATTCTAATTAGGTTGATATTATCAAGGAACAGAACACCGGACCggatattataaaaataaaagaacataaaaaagaaaatataaatacaaCCAAAATTTGGGGGAAAAAACAACTTAAAA encodes:
- the LOC136220311 gene encoding uncharacterized protein; this encodes MNTLFLPFSQTTFSRITIPKNDSNIPVSSPSIIIRKSLPIAAASLALLLSATPANAGFLSGSTGLESVPGPELPKIDFLNKFNEENQKKYAENDERFKSTPILKELLERSKQNKEKNRQGILDKYCLRGAEWGVGDCSTEGMTADEKDSFIAALRQKTGIKD